In Campylobacter sp. RM16189, a genomic segment contains:
- a CDS encoding flagellin B, whose product MSFRINTNVNALNTHANAVGNNRMLSNSLGRLSSGLRIQTAADDASGLAIADSLRAQASSLGQAIANGNDAIGIIQVADKAMDEQLKILETIKVKATQAAQDGQTRQSRQALQADIVRLMEELDNIGNTTSFNGQQLLNGTFSNKEFQIGAYSNQVVKASIGATTSDKIGLTRFESSKLLTANAKGAIVSLTFLNVDGVNNVKVATTKISTSMGTGVGALAENINKVSDKTGIRATFDTTWIASGAISGGLIKSFAINGVKIGDLEVKAGDSNGALVNAINALKDQTGVEASVDTRGRMVLTSRDGRAIRITGINISAGLGGKRGLSMFVGRLNLVRLDGRDIKISTGAAGLALSAAFSKTQASHGGNQQSVSLRDIRGQLDKNIAAAMGFQRMSNGVMTSNQAAGVMTLRGAMAVMDIAESAQRTLDFIRSDLGSVQNQLIATVNNITVTQVNVKSAESQIRDVDFAAESANFSKFNILAQSGSYAMSQANAVQQNVLRLLQ is encoded by the coding sequence ATGAGTTTTCGTATTAACACTAACGTAAACGCTCTTAACACACATGCAAACGCAGTCGGTAACAATAGAATGTTATCTAACTCTCTTGGTAGATTAAGCTCAGGCTTAAGAATCCAAACAGCAGCAGACGATGCTTCGGGTCTTGCTATTGCAGATAGCCTTAGAGCGCAAGCAAGTTCTCTAGGTCAAGCTATAGCAAACGGAAATGATGCTATCGGTATTATCCAAGTTGCAGACAAGGCTATGGATGAGCAGCTAAAAATTCTTGAAACTATTAAGGTTAAAGCTACTCAAGCTGCTCAAGATGGTCAAACACGCCAGTCTCGCCAAGCTTTGCAAGCCGATATTGTTCGTCTTATGGAGGAACTTGATAATATCGGTAATACGACTTCATTTAACGGTCAGCAACTACTTAACGGAACATTCTCTAACAAAGAGTTTCAAATCGGTGCTTACTCAAATCAAGTTGTTAAGGCTAGTATTGGTGCTACAACATCAGATAAGATCGGCTTAACAAGATTTGAGAGTTCTAAGCTTTTAACTGCTAATGCTAAAGGTGCTATCGTAAGTCTTACATTCCTTAATGTGGATGGTGTCAATAACGTAAAGGTAGCTACCACTAAAATATCTACAAGTATGGGAACAGGCGTAGGTGCACTGGCTGAAAATATCAATAAAGTTTCAGATAAAACAGGTATTAGGGCTACATTTGATACTACTTGGATAGCAAGTGGTGCTATAAGCGGTGGTCTAATTAAAAGTTTTGCAATTAACGGTGTAAAGATAGGCGATCTTGAAGTTAAAGCAGGCGATAGTAATGGAGCTCTTGTAAATGCAATAAATGCCCTAAAAGATCAAACAGGAGTAGAAGCGTCAGTGGATACTCGAGGAAGAATGGTATTAACTAGCCGTGATGGACGTGCAATTCGTATTACTGGAATTAATATCAGTGCAGGATTGGGAGGAAAGAGAGGTTTAAGTATGTTTGTAGGACGCTTAAATCTAGTTCGCCTTGATGGACGTGATATTAAAATAAGTACTGGAGCAGCAGGTCTTGCACTATCTGCAGCATTTAGTAAAACACAAGCTAGTCATGGTGGAAATCAGCAATCAGTATCTTTAAGAGATATAAGAGGGCAACTAGATAAAAATATAGCTGCCGCTATGGGCTTCCAAAGAATGAGTAACGGAGTTATGACATCTAATCAAGCAGCAGGTGTTATGACGCTAAGAGGAGCTATGGCTGTAATGGATATAGCGGAGTCGGCTCAACGCACACTTGACTTTATTAGAAGTGACCTTGGTTCTGTTCAAAATCAGCTAATAGCAACAGTAAATAACATAACAGTTACTCAGGTAAACGTAAAATCAGCAGAGTCTCAAATAAGAGATGTTGATTTTGCCGCTGAATCAGCTAACTTCTCTAAATTTAACATTTTAGCCCAATCAGGAAGTTATGCAATGAGTCAAGCCAACGCTGTTCAACAAAACGTTTTAAGACTACTTCAGTAG